The Episyrphus balteatus chromosome 3, idEpiBalt1.1, whole genome shotgun sequence genome segment TCTAAGGTCCAAATGCGTGtaaagcaagttttttttaattcaataaggTAAACAATCGGTGATAAAATTTAGTTGATCGCAAATAAACATTATCACCCAGACTCTCAACGTTGATATGCACTTCAGATATTGCATAGAAACCCATGGAAATTCTTTGAAAATggtttcaaaatcaaaacacGAATAAAAACTTACCTTGAGGCAAGTAGATTTACGTAGGTAGGTGAATGTAGGATAGAAGGGGGAAGCTATTAAAATTATGAATGAGTGTGCAACTTTAACGTCATAGTTAAAAATGTATAGGCTCATTCTTTGTCTACTTTGGCTAACTTATATGCAATCATTAAAATGTGCTTTACAGGTTttcttcatataaaaaaataaaaaaaactgttggaaGGTCAAAAATGGTATCATCAAGTGGGTTTTTGTGGGTTTATTTTGAACCGGAAAATGGGTAAATTTTGATGTTAATTTAATTGCAATATATTTCTAAGAAAGAAAGAGGAGgtcgaaaaaaaatatgagcAGTTTCAAATAAGTCATAAAATTCCAACATGTAAGCTGAATTTTACTTACTGAATCACGAATAAATTTCAACTTTGACcgtaaattttcaaacaatttacCCCAAAAATTCCATGTGTCTTAATTCCCCTATATTCGAAATACTTCAGTAAACAACAAATTCACGGAAATACGAAAATCACTCTTTGGTAACGTGTAGGTACAAAGTTAAGACTCTTGAGTAACACATTTTTGTGAAATTGTATATAGCTTTGCTTTTGACCTTAACACTTctacaaacatacatacatgCGTACTATAAGCACATTatgatatgaaaataaaaaaaataagttagatATGATTTTATGAAAGCAAGGTAATTAGCGCTTAAAATGTATTCATGTAGCAAGCAAAATTTGTTTAGCAAGTTTTTATAAATAGACAACtatctaaaagtttttttgctaaaaaaaactgGAGTTTCTATGGCACATGGACAAATTaacattgttttaatttttattaatacctACAATAAAGTTTCTAAATTAATGTGAATTATATAATTGAATAgtgtctcatttttttttttaatttttattacttttttcattttagcaTTCTTTACTGGTGGTCTAGCTGGATTTGGAGTAACTGGAGGTGTGCATCGACTATGGACACACAAGTCATTCAAGGCCAATGTTCCACTAAGAGCAATATTGATGGCGTGTTTTTCACTTTCTGGACAGGTaggtgttaatttttttttgctaatgtgagaaattatttgattttatgagaaagtATCTGCTAAGAGACAGGTTGTAATTATATGAAAACTATACTTCTTATACCGATGCAAATGTCAAAATTAGGGCACATAACCTAAAGATATTGACCACTTTTTGAGTTAAAAGTGTTAGATGCAAATAAAAGCGATggtactttaaaaaatattaaaaaaaaacaagaaaaaaagtttaaatttatggACTTTTTCATAATCAGCTTTGTGCAAACTATATTTCAGTATACATTTTAATAAGAtgagttttcaaacaatttgagaaagaaatgtttaaggaatattaataaaattaaagagtGCATTTTCGACTTTCTAAGATATACCTACCTAATACGGTATTGTTAGTATTGCAATTGTTTTTCAAtcatttactttttgttttgatgattgtttttttttttttaaagcccttCCTATTTAAACGGCGGGGAGAGAGACCCTCCCTTCCTATTCGATTTTTATCTTGTCTAAACCCAATCGTTCTTTAGCATTTCATGCAAAAACcattttatgtacctactaGGTTCCTATAGCGCATGCAAAAATGTGACTTTGTTGActtattcaatcaaaaaaggAAAGCGtgtgaaaaatttttgtaaCGGGTGTAACATTGTatgaaaaaacatatttatacaATATGTTAtactaaagaaaaattgaataacttcgaatttcaaattttaaagccACTATTAAGACAACAAGTAAATACTAAGCTCAGAAACTGAGTATACatcctacacggagaaaaatagggcagcttaaaataagatgatgtgcACCCTAAATCCCACTACCTTCAAACAATACTATGtccacttaaaataagtggatGCCACATACAaatctgttaaatttaaggtgaacttaATTTCTAAGAAAGAAAGATGTTCCAAGCTTAAATTAATTagattcaagaaattaagacgATTTGtttgcttaatttaagacgggactcatcttagcaaaaaaaaacactcagaaatccacttaatttaaggtggaaTCCGCTTATTTTTAGGTGTACTTTTTTCTCCGTAAAATAATTGACTACAgattttttcgagaaaaaattatttcaatttttgttaaaaatgagcATCCGCCTGGCAGTAAAATTTAATCtaggatttttaaaataatgtctGCTTTGAAAACTTTCAGATTGTTAATATTTTGATCACAAAATGAAGTATGgcatctgatttcttgtatgaaaaggaattttgagaaaaaaaagtttgaaaatcgtttttttttttaaataattttttatatataaaaattttctagcattaaataattaatttacgcataaaaacaaaatttcgaaacatttcaaaaatccgttttcaaaaaattgatttttcaaaaaaaattttgaaatattttttaaaaatccaaaaatgtgttttttggaaattttctaacattttaatattacagttaactaaacgcttttgtataaaaattttcgttgaaatcaggttagtcttgtaagagatattttaaaaccaaaaaaaacggttctatggcaggtaccgttagtaaccttccaaaaaatattttatcaaaatcgttagagcctttttcgagttatttgctataacttgaaaaatttgtatgggaggtacactttctaattgagatataaaaaaacaaaaaaaaaacaactttcagaatcctataaaaatcatctgtaccaaatttgaagaaaatccgtccacgcgCTTAGGCTGTGGTAatatgtacagatggacgcacgaaCGGAATtgccagacccactttttcggaattctccatcatcgtaatgttggttttgattaaaacctcaaattttttttcgacacgaaaccaatacttgccctattgagcaagtaaaaaaaaaatattcaaggaaTCTTGTCTTTTGCGTTGTACATACTTTTTTCGGTTTTATATTCATTAAACTCGTACTCAACTTTCAAATCTAAAGTGCTTAACTATTAAACATTTAAACGATCTTAGTatttactttcttttttttccgaaattgaAATTCGACATCTTAATTGAATAGAAAATATAAATCCTCTTCTACTCTTATTTACTTTGCCACACACAAGTTGATAATAATTCAAGAACATACTACTTAACACTATCCGTCTAATTCTAATTTGGTATTCAAGTTTTTCTGACAATTTCAAGTTGATGATTTTTTCCGTACTTTACTATGAAGAGGTTAATGGCAAGGGTTAATCTAAGTATACACACATATTTCTGGCTATTTGAGCAAATATTTAAACGGCAAATCTTCGGGTTTTGCCCATATTTaccttcaaaaaatatttatcacacTTATATTTATTAATCGAATATGTTTACTTTCTTCATTTGCAGAATACTATTTACGATTGGGTGCGTGATCATCGTGTCCATCACAAGTTCTCCGAAACCGATGCCGATCCGCATAATTCGAATCGTGGATTTTTCTTCGCTCATGTTGGCTGGCTAATGATGCTAAAGCATCCAGAAGTTCTAAGAAGAGGCCGTCAACTTGATATGTCCGATGTGTTGAGCGATCCTGTTGTACAGTTTCACCAGAAACATTTCATCTTATTGAAACTTTTGCTGTGTTTCCTGATTCCGACACTTATTCCAGTTTATTGCTGGAATGAAAAGTGGTATTGTGCATTCTTGACGCAATGTGTTTTTCGTTATGTATGCAGTTTGAATTTCACATGGTCAGTAAATAGTGCTGCCCATATGTGGGGAGCTAGGCCTTATGATAAGTAAGTTTGACAGAAATGGTTAAAATATGCCCCCAACTGACAATTTATCTCTTATTTTAGTCGCATCAATCCAAGTGAGAATCTTTGTGTATCAATTGTCGCTATGGGTGAAGGTTGGCACAACTATCACCACGTCTTCCCCTGGGATTACAAAGCAGCTGAATTGGGAAAATATTCAGTCAATCTTACAACCTTTTACTTGGATATGTTCGCAAAAATGGGTTGGGCGTGGGACATGAAGCAACCATCCAAGGAGTTGGTAAAAAAAACCATCGAGAAATATGGAGATGGATCACACTTTTCCCACGGTCACGTACACATCGCAGAAATTCCAGATCCAACAGAGAAAGTGCCGTACtacgacgaaaaaaaaaactttaaagacGACTAGCCAAAGGGGTTATACTTAAATTTAGAGTGAAGACGGGGATTAGATgttaagtttaaaaacaaacaaaacaaaaaaatcgaaaaatcagACATTATACCACATTTAGAACTTTttcaaaagtttcttttttttaaacaaaaggttAGGTTTTTGATTATATGCAAACAAATTTATGTTTGGGGGAGATATTCTGCATTTTTTCGAAGGATATAGGaacataattatttttactaagttaaattaaaattaaaaaacaaaaaaatttaaaaaaaaaaattacacattttttcagataaaattatttaatcacCATGCACACACGTTTTTGAggaacaaattttattattacctgtcgaaaatacatttattttttgcatcCGTATTATATTAAATGAGGCACGTTAAagaggattttatttttgttgttcaaAAACTCACACACCCTAGGtattacatttttctttttagttttttttttttttttcatttctaacATAGACCTCATTTGAGTGGTGGATATAATATCATCATTCGAGTAGTTATTATAGTTTTAAGTATATATTGTattgattaattattttacaaataaataaaagtacatattaataaaaaatattgtttatgttttttattttataagactGTTGgttaaaaaagattaaataaaatgattttcttactaaatttaCTAACGAACACGGAAATTCAACATAAAATTTGGATTCAAAATGAAGGATTATTTGATAATATGATGTGCTTTGTTGAAGCATTAAATACAAGTTTAATTTAATGCgagaaataactaaaaaaattgaagagCTAATCGTTGAAGTTAGATATTAAATGGGTGCACTAtggtgtatacttactttttttgtgaaaccaaacaaatttaaaaaatacacataCATATATCACACAGATGTCCTTGCATTTGTTTTCTTACGTTACACATCAGCATCAATTTAACTCCGAGTTTACCATGGTGTTGGGCGCAttgattttagaaatttttatattactttAGTGTTTGGTTTGGTTGATCAAATCACCCAATGTCATAACGACCAAAAAGAAATAAGTCAtacaaaaaactgaatcatcgcccaaaattttaaataaaaacgtcTACGAACCCCAATATTTGGAAATAtagctacggtgaccatccgtctcAGTTTACCAGGGActgtctccaaagtcaaaaaacttttgctgcaagaaaaattgcctggaaAAATAAATGGGATTGACAAACTATTGAAAACTCTACGTattatattctagcacaggtaagacaGGTAAGTGCAACGAAAAGCACAATTTTCGTTTATGATTTCGTTGTGTTGGTTTTGTACGAAAATATTCGTTTCGCCTCTGGACTaggcttaagtttttttttttttttaatgttcgtcagttatttagttccagcttctgtttgtcaggttgctactATACATcaggtaaaatgttttcaaataaagaacaacatagctatggaagagtaaagaacccagataagtttcaaaacttttaaggacatatgTTACcgtcatacaatttcaaaatcatttaaaataaaattaaaatgttaaaaaacagctctcccgattttgattaaaaaaatatttttttagaagttattagcagacattattataaaaccatattcttgatttctgatttcgtaaattgcttaaatgatttcaccaaaaacgctcccataaaatcgtttaagaactcttgatatcaaaataaggaaaaattatgaaaactcattttaaaaaatttaaattttttttgaaaatcaatattttcaaaacatccaacgaattttgtatctgtcccggaaatatggtcaccgttcATATagcgcaaaaatttcaattaatggGCCCGctgcacagtgtggccaatcacgaatctagctggacaaaatttataactcgcgttaaatcgactttttttctaaacagttttaaacaaatgaatgtgaatagataaaattctataaaaaagaaagattttttaaaaagaaatctataatttcaaaatagtgatgaagaaaatgcatttttgaatttatgtttccgtAAACCTATTCTTATGGATATActtaactattttaaaaaacgcttgaaaaatctcaataaataaaaactctattgctattcacgaaaaaagagaggcggaataattagtttttattaagaaatagaacttttacacttgtttttgacaggtgacatacatgatttattttctcaatatcatgcttaaaattaaaattttagcaatgattttaattaaatatgcttcacaatcataaaaaatggcatcacctcttaaaatatctgcagataatttaaaaaagtaactcctttttgtgcgatgcaaacttgaaacataagggcctattaaaaacagctgtgtttatattaccttcgatgtttttcaagctaataattctctaaatttcttcgtgaacctatttctggccttttacacttgcttgctttttgcattgaaattctttaaaatgttccgacagaaaagcatcattcatcaatgataatgcctcattagttgaaaattccagtggtttagtggttccagaggatcagaacttaatcttttatacattttgatccttcactcaaagaacatttcgataaatcctttccggtattataatccagtcaaataagggtttaacctcggaatgaatgttagtagaaattttttttgctcaatatcttccttttgccattctataacatatctcaaaagtctagaaaaatctcatgtccgcttgtcgcgatttcaaggtcaaaacgcgaaatggagattttaaaaattagcaaaaataggctatggtattatatacacatatgatacatgatttcaaggtattttttaatgctgattccaaaaaatctaaaatcaaggcaatctgatgtctctgaaaaaagttatacctgtttttcatctttcaacccatattattataacagttgctatcttactaccgaaaaacccttaaaagtaatggtagcggaatcatattttgcatgagggttttcatatccattatcattaaaaatcaaaataatgcaatgcaaaaaacatttatatctatgacaaaatggtattttttgagaaaaggggaaattttgggatgtgcactaaaaaacatcctggtacaatcttggaattagtgctaataggctaattttt includes the following:
- the LOC129913479 gene encoding acyl-CoA Delta-9 desaturase isoform X2; its protein translation is MSEKIIGEKEISRKRTKMGHLSTSDRVNTSMLTANGCVGTVKDTKLSSTNDNNNTLNMYGNGNGVCNGIGTKLLNGGACTSNGLCANRNGFLSNGSVKLFENGGYENGGIQTVVLTKSDTQDVESDASSIEDVKNAEAYFEPTHNINLEEYTKNFKGDTFLGYKFLAPLKWDKIIQITLLHMVFLYGIVIYDLRDLNLKTALFAFFTGGLAGFGVTGGVHRLWTHKSFKANVPLRAILMACFSLSGQNTIYDWVRDHRVHHKFSETDADPHNSNRGFFFAHVGWLMMLKHPEVLRRGRQLDMSDVLSDPVVQFHQKHFILLKLLLCFLIPTLIPVYCWNEKWYCAFLTQCVFRYVCSLNFTWSVNSAAHMWGARPYDNRINPSENLCVSIVAMGEGWHNYHHVFPWDYKAAELGKYSVNLTTFYLDMFAKMGWAWDMKQPSKELVKKTIEKYGDGSHFSHGHVHIAEIPDPTEKVPYYDEKKNFKDD
- the LOC129913479 gene encoding acyl-CoA Delta-9 desaturase isoform X3; this translates as MGHLSTSDRVNTSMLTANGCVGTVKDTKLSSTNDNNNTLNMYGNGNGVCNGIGTKLLNGGACTSNGLCANRNGFLSNGSVKLFENGGYENGGIQTVVLTKSDTQDVESDASSIEDVKNAEAYFEPTHNINLEEYTKNFKGDTFLGYKFLAPLKWDKIIQITLLHMVFLYGIVIYDLRDLNLKTALFAFFTGGLAGFGVTGGVHRLWTHKSFKANVPLRAILMACFSLSGQNTIYDWVRDHRVHHKFSETDADPHNSNRGFFFAHVGWLMMLKHPEVLRRGRQLDMSDVLSDPVVQFHQKHFILLKLLLCFLIPTLIPVYCWNEKWYCAFLTQCVFRYVCSLNFTWSVNSAAHMWGARPYDNRINPSENLCVSIVAMGEGWHNYHHVFPWDYKAAELGKYSVNLTTFYLDMFAKMGWAWDMKQPSKELVKKTIEKYGDGSHFSHGHVHIAEIPDPTEKVPYYDEKKNFKDD
- the LOC129913479 gene encoding acyl-CoA Delta-9 desaturase isoform X1, which encodes MRPIQIQSTEERSEKIIGEKEISRKRTKMGHLSTSDRVNTSMLTANGCVGTVKDTKLSSTNDNNNTLNMYGNGNGVCNGIGTKLLNGGACTSNGLCANRNGFLSNGSVKLFENGGYENGGIQTVVLTKSDTQDVESDASSIEDVKNAEAYFEPTHNINLEEYTKNFKGDTFLGYKFLAPLKWDKIIQITLLHMVFLYGIVIYDLRDLNLKTALFAFFTGGLAGFGVTGGVHRLWTHKSFKANVPLRAILMACFSLSGQNTIYDWVRDHRVHHKFSETDADPHNSNRGFFFAHVGWLMMLKHPEVLRRGRQLDMSDVLSDPVVQFHQKHFILLKLLLCFLIPTLIPVYCWNEKWYCAFLTQCVFRYVCSLNFTWSVNSAAHMWGARPYDNRINPSENLCVSIVAMGEGWHNYHHVFPWDYKAAELGKYSVNLTTFYLDMFAKMGWAWDMKQPSKELVKKTIEKYGDGSHFSHGHVHIAEIPDPTEKVPYYDEKKNFKDD